The following are from one region of the Terriglobia bacterium genome:
- a CDS encoding DinB family protein — MCKVLTDIINTEAETTKKVFRAIPDDKKSYKPDPKSRTAHELAWHIATAEIMFYDMVLAGAPPSGRPSDPPPTIGAVVDWYETNRRERVSKIDAMSGEKLTAIIPFFGGMEFPAVIYLEIMNRHSIHHRGQLSTYLRPMGSKVPAMYGGSADEPMQM, encoded by the coding sequence TTGTGTAAGGTCTTAACCGATATCATCAACACCGAAGCGGAAACCACGAAGAAGGTTTTTCGCGCGATCCCGGACGACAAGAAAAGTTACAAGCCCGATCCCAAGTCCCGGACGGCACACGAATTGGCATGGCATATCGCGACGGCCGAAATCATGTTCTACGATATGGTTCTCGCCGGCGCGCCGCCTTCCGGAAGGCCGTCGGACCCGCCACCGACCATCGGTGCGGTCGTCGACTGGTACGAAACGAATCGACGCGAACGCGTCAGCAAAATCGATGCGATGTCGGGCGAAAAGTTGACGGCGATCATTCCGTTCTTCGGCGGAATGGAATTTCCCGCGGTCATCTATCTCGAAATTATGAACCGCCACTCCATTCATCACCGCGGCCAGCTTTCGACCTACCTGCGGCCCATGGGCTCCAAAGTCCCTGCGATGTACGGCGGAAGCGCCGACGAACCGATGCAGATGTAG